Within Claveliimonas bilis, the genomic segment TGTATTTTCCGCCTTCTATATGCATGATACCGGAAATGCGAGGTGTATAATTAGGGCCGTCCGGCTCAAATTCTCTGCAGCGAAGAGATTGTTCAAATGTCATCTGCTTGTCCATACCTTCATAGATCGTGTCTGTCTGATCTCCGTTTGTCACGATCGTCTTATTTCCCAGCACGCGCACCGGTGCATAGATGATCAGGCTTGGGTCCGTCAACTTAGAAGGATCAAATGCCTGAGTACGGATTCCGTCACCGTCTTCTACGAAAATGCGGTTGCGGCTGTTTTCACTTCTTCCCATAATAAAATATGCTGTCACTGCATTTTTCCCATCTGCACTTCTTCCAATAATGATTCCTCTGCCCGGATAAGAATTTCCCTGTAATTCTTTTTCAATTGATAACATTTCCATGTATCCCTCTCCTTTTCATGCCATTTGCTGGTTTATCTGTCCCCGGCTGCAGGCACACATTCTTTGCCAGCCGAGGTTTTCCTCTATCATTATATAAGAATTACCAATAACTTTCCACTATTAATTAGCATTATTTATAAGAAAACCCTTGTCTCCCTCCCCAAAAAGGAGTAAGATATCTTCTGCGAAATTCGGCAGTTTTTTGCAGAAGCACAGATGTTTCTGTATGCCGCTGCATTTTAGCAAGGGGGATTCCAATGGATACAACAACCGCAAAGCGTGATTTTCTTTTTGACAATTATAAAGCTGTCTTGATCGTCCTTGTCATTATGGGACACTTTACAGACTTAAACTATGGAAATAATGCTTTTTTATACAATTTAAAATGGCTGATCTCATCTTTTCATATGCCGGCTTTTATCTACATATCAGGATATTTTTCCAAACGCCAGCATTCTTTGACAGAGCTGATCCAAAAGCTCCTCATTCCATATCTCGTATATGAATGTGTTTATTATGCCCTGTACACCTTCATCCTGCACAGGCCCACAGGACTCTATCTTCTCTATCCGAAGTTTTCTCTGTGGTATATTCTAGCTCTTTTTGCATGGAGATTGGCAACTCCCTACTTCAAAAAGCTGCCGGGACATATGATCCTTGCAGTTGCGGCAGGACTCCTGATCGGGCTGTCCGGAATGAAAGACAACTTCCTCTCCATTCCAAGGATCCTGGTCTTCTATCCTTACTTCCTGGCAGGCTATCATATGAACCGGGAATTTTTCACAAGGATGCGTACCCGCCGGATACGTATTCTTTCAGCTGCAGGACTGATCTTTGCCACCGTTTTCCTTGTCGCTGATCCGATCCACAAAGGCTATGATCCTAAGATATGCTACGGAAGATACAATTATCATTACCTGGGACAAGCTCCTCTGGAAGGAATGCTGGTGCGCCTGATCTGCTATGGTGCAGGATTTGCTCTGACTTTCCTGATCGCCTTTATCATAACGGAGAAACGCACATTTTTCTCTTACCTGGGCAGTCGGACCATGCCGATCTACATCTTTCACGGGCTTGTATACTCCTGCTTTAAATACGGTTCCCATATCCTGCAGAATATAAATACTATTCCGGAGACCATCCTTTTGCTTGCTTTCTGCACAAGCCTTGCTTTCATCGGTTCTTCCGATATCCTGGTCAGAATTACAGATCGGATTTCCCATCTGATTCCTCCTTCCGGCAACAGACCTTCTTTCGGGAAATCTTATCGTGAAAACAAAAATGTAAATTAAAAAGGGAGGCCGCCTGTTCATCCATCGCTGATGATCTGCGGCTCTCCCTCATTTTTTCATTTTAAATACTTCTATGCAACGACATACTTCCCGATCGCATTTACAACTTCACTGCAGTCTTCGTCGGAATAAATACACAGCTCCAGGTTATTTTCCAGTCCGAGAGCAAGAATACCAAGCAGCGATTTTGCGTCAACAACTTTTCTGCTGCTTTTCTTCAGATCCATGTTGTAATCATACTTTGAAACAACATTTGTAAAATCCATAACTTCTTCCGGCGTTTTGAATTGTACTTTTACCTGACTCATACGTCTTCCCCTTTTCCTAAAATTTTCTTAAAACTATATATTCTTGTCTGTCTTATTATGTTCCATTTTTTCCAAGTCAAGACTATCATATATCATTATTGCCAAAAAAACAGGCTCATATTTTTAAAAAAGGAGTAATTTTTTAATCTTTTTCGTGTATTTTCCCCGTATCCTCTGTATCGTTCCCTCCTACAAATGTGTTTTCCGGTATTCTGAAGGAAGCATTCCTGTCTCTTCCCTGAAAATCCTGCTCATGTATTTCGGATCACTGTAGCCTGCCTGGTCTGCGATCTGGTTCAGCTTTAAACTGGTAGACACAAGGAGTTCTTTGATACGCTCTATTCTGACTTTTTTCATTGTCTCCGTAAATGTCATGCCGGTTTCTTTTTTCAGCCGCGTACTCAAATATTCTCCCGACACCCCCAGCTTATCCGCAATCTCTTCCAATGTAATTCCCTGATTATAATAATCTCCAATCAGAACACGTGCCTTTCTCACAAGAAGACTTTCATCCTGCTCCTCATTCTCTCCTTCAATCTGACTCATACAGTCAGAAAATACATCTCTGATCTGCTGCCATGTCACAGCTTCCATCATCTCCTGCATCCGCCGGGCCACGGGAAGATCTGTCTGATAGATCCTTCCGTACTCCCGCGCCGCATGGAAAACCACACTGAAATAGCGGAAACAGGCTTCTTTAACTGCTGCCGGATGGAAATCTCCCGCCTTGCAGTAAGCGATAAACTTATCCACACACCTGGATATTTCGGTACTGTTCTTCCCTGCAACTGCCTGTTTTACTCTTGTTTCCAGCTCCAGCGGATATTTGAACGGCTCCTTCCCCATTTCCAGGATCTTGTCATAATATATAAGCTCCCGTCCCCCTCCGGTCAGAGAATAATCGAGTACGCCAAAAAGACCCGCCGCTGCCTCTGACAGCCCCTTAAGCCCATGGCAAAAATGAAGCCCCATGACCGCCCGGCCTCCTGTCTGCCCCGAAATCACAGAAGCAAGCTTTGTTTCTATGTATGCCGCTGCTTCTTCCTGACCCGGCATCCGATACAGTACTGCCATCACAAGGTCTCTCTTTTCTCTTTTGAGAGCACAGGAAGAAAAAATCCCACTGTTCCTGCCTGCCTCCTTAAGGCTGCTGTAAATCTCCTCTGCATAATCCTGAAACCGCTCTCCCAGCCACACGAAGAAAATGCCCAAATTTCCATCTGCGTCAAATCCATACTTCTCCATCAGCTGTTCTTTCATATAGGTATCTGTTTCCGGCATCTCTGCCAAAGCCAGGGTTAAAGCCGACTCCAATGAATATTTTTTCTTTTGTTCTTTTTCCTCATTGATCCTTTTTTCGGCAAGCTTTAAAGTCTCTTCCAGTTCCTTAAGCTTTACCGGTTTAAGAAGATAATTTTCAATTCCTAGTTCAATTGCTGTTTTCGCATAGTCAAAATCAGAATAGGCCGTTAAAACCACTGCCCTGCAGCCATTGTTCTCCTGTCTGAGTACTTTCAGCATCTCAAGGCCGTCCATATCGGGCATACGGATATCCAGGATCACCAAATCCGGCTTCTCTTTCCGGATCATTTCCAATCCTTCTATCCCGTTTGACGCTTTTCCCACAAGCTCATATGCCGGATTCAGCTTTTTCAGTATATTTCCCATTCCATTTCGTATTGCCGCTTCATCTTCTACAATCACGATTTTCATCTATATCGCCGCCTTTTTCTGTAGGAATATACATATGTACTCTTGTAAATTCTCCCGGAACACTTTCAAATTCCAGGGATGCTCTGCTGGAATAATACAACTGAAGCCTCTTCCTTACATTTTCTATTCCTACGTGCCCGTTTTCCGGTTCCTTCTGCCTGATCTTTTCCAGTTCCCGTTCCCCAATCCCTTTTCCATTGTCTTCTATGACAATATGAAGCAGACCTTCCTCCTGTGCCATGCGTATCAGGAGCCTGCATTCTCCTTGCTGATCGCGGAACCCGTGCCGGATACTGTTTTCCGCAAAAGGCTGAAGCAGCAGTTTATGGAGCTTTCTATTTTTTATATCTTCCGGCACATCTTCCTCTATGAGAATTTCCTTCCCGATTCTTTCCTGCTGCAGCCTGACATATTGACGAAGCCAGTAAAGCTCCCCTCTTACCGTTGTTTCTTCACCGGCGTTCATCACAGAGTAACGAAGGATATCAGCAAGATCTCCTAACATCTGGCTGATTTCCAGTTCCCCCTTTTCAATTGCTTTCCAGTTGATCGCATCCAGTGTATTGTAGAGAAAATGAGGGTCTATCTGCGCTTCAAGAGCCTGGAGTTCTGCATTCCTTTGTTCCTCTGCTGCCGCCCTGCCCTGCTTATCCAGAATATCGATCTGACGCATCATGTCATTAAACCCTTCTGAAATCCGATTCAGTTCGTAAGGCATCTTCTTATCTGCCGTCAGTCTCACAGAAAAGTCCCCGCTTCTTGCGGCATTCATAGCTGTCACAATCCGTCCCACCTGCCGCACCAGAGGCGCTGACATAAAATAGGCTACAACTACCAGAATAACAATAACAGCGACAGCAATCATCAATTCAAATATCACCTGCCCCCAGAGAGTCCGCGCATACAGACTAAGAGAGTAATGCTCCTCAATCTTCCATCCTGTATCCTTCATTGTTCTTGTCTCCACATAAGAACTGTCATCACTTAGCTCTTTTGTAGAAATGCCGATGGCGGAAGAGTCTGATGAGCTGATCACCCTGCCTTTATCGATGATAAAAG encodes:
- a CDS encoding IMP cyclohydrolase, encoding MEMLSIEKELQGNSYPGRGIIIGRSADGKNAVTAYFIMGRSENSRNRIFVEDGDGIRTQAFDPSKLTDPSLIIYAPVRVLGNKTIVTNGDQTDTIYEGMDKQMTFEQSLRCREFEPDGPNYTPRISGIMHIEGGKYSYAMSILKSNNGSPESCNRFTFAYENAAPGEGHFIHTYMHDGNPLPSFEGEPKLIGIPDDMDAFAESLWSSLNEENKVSLFVRYIDIETGKWQTRIINKNQ
- a CDS encoding acyltransferase family protein, yielding MDTTTAKRDFLFDNYKAVLIVLVIMGHFTDLNYGNNAFLYNLKWLISSFHMPAFIYISGYFSKRQHSLTELIQKLLIPYLVYECVYYALYTFILHRPTGLYLLYPKFSLWYILALFAWRLATPYFKKLPGHMILAVAAGLLIGLSGMKDNFLSIPRILVFYPYFLAGYHMNREFFTRMRTRRIRILSAAGLIFATVFLVADPIHKGYDPKICYGRYNYHYLGQAPLEGMLVRLICYGAGFALTFLIAFIITEKRTFFSYLGSRTMPIYIFHGLVYSCFKYGSHILQNINTIPETILLLAFCTSLAFIGSSDILVRITDRISHLIPPSGNRPSFGKSYRENKNVN
- a CDS encoding HPr family phosphocarrier protein, translating into MSQVKVQFKTPEEVMDFTNVVSKYDYNMDLKKSSRKVVDAKSLLGILALGLENNLELCIYSDEDCSEVVNAIGKYVVA
- a CDS encoding response regulator transcription factor, which encodes MKIVIVEDEAAIRNGMGNILKKLNPAYELVGKASNGIEGLEMIRKEKPDLVILDIRMPDMDGLEMLKVLRQENNGCRAVVLTAYSDFDYAKTAIELGIENYLLKPVKLKELEETLKLAEKRINEEKEQKKKYSLESALTLALAEMPETDTYMKEQLMEKYGFDADGNLGIFFVWLGERFQDYAEEIYSSLKEAGRNSGIFSSCALKREKRDLVMAVLYRMPGQEEAAAYIETKLASVISGQTGGRAVMGLHFCHGLKGLSEAAAGLFGVLDYSLTGGGRELIYYDKILEMGKEPFKYPLELETRVKQAVAGKNSTEISRCVDKFIAYCKAGDFHPAAVKEACFRYFSVVFHAAREYGRIYQTDLPVARRMQEMMEAVTWQQIRDVFSDCMSQIEGENEEQDESLLVRKARVLIGDYYNQGITLEEIADKLGVSGEYLSTRLKKETGMTFTETMKKVRIERIKELLVSTSLKLNQIADQAGYSDPKYMSRIFREETGMLPSEYRKTHL
- a CDS encoding sensor histidine kinase, which gives rise to MRKEKTFREKLLPLILALAAIPVVILSVMAIVSLEETLTDRYQEQVKNDLQQSVRMLDVTLDKYTSILHELSTDEEFQENVRNLGEEQGKGKAAGESIQQDFAYICRRNTGIEGMSLLGPRGTSLFYEREEEASKSDSWMDESLFVETDQEITYHTDTAPVFTKSGEQYLFHIIGLIKDEEENAIGQVVMSLNENVIRETIQNGSNTTTFIIDKGRVISSSDSSAIGISTKELSDDSSYVETRTMKDTGWKIEEHYSLSLYARTLWGQVIFELMIAVAVIVILVVVAYFMSAPLVRQVGRIVTAMNAARSGDFSVRLTADKKMPYELNRISEGFNDMMRQIDILDKQGRAAAEEQRNAELQALEAQIDPHFLYNTLDAINWKAIEKGELEISQMLGDLADILRYSVMNAGEETTVRGELYWLRQYVRLQQERIGKEILIEEDVPEDIKNRKLHKLLLQPFAENSIRHGFRDQQGECRLLIRMAQEEGLLHIVIEDNGKGIGERELEKIRQKEPENGHVGIENVRKRLQLYYSSRASLEFESVPGEFTRVHMYIPTEKGGDIDENRDCRR